The Paraburkholderia sp. ZP32-5 genome includes a window with the following:
- a CDS encoding hydroxymethylglutaryl-CoA lyase — protein MPSIPSHVVIREVGLRDGLQSIERILTTERKIEWIRDAYAAGQREIEVGSFVPARLLPQLADTAELVAFAKTLPGLLVSVLVPNLKGAERALDTQADLMLVPLSASRAHSLANLRKEPEEVVAEVARMRAARDAAGSKTLIEGGIGTAFGCTIQGHVDQCDVLRYLQALLDAGADRVSIADTVGYAGPAAVRALFEKAREIAGERFWCGHFHDTRGLALANVYAALQAGVARFDATLAGIGGCPHAPGASGNASSEDLAFMLADMGIDTGIDLPALLTLRAKLARWLDGETLHGALWLAGLPKTYAATAALNA, from the coding sequence ATGCCTTCAATACCCTCGCACGTCGTGATCCGGGAGGTCGGATTGCGCGACGGCCTGCAAAGCATCGAGCGCATTCTTACGACGGAACGCAAGATCGAATGGATTCGCGACGCGTACGCCGCCGGGCAGCGCGAAATCGAAGTCGGCTCCTTCGTTCCCGCGCGCCTTCTCCCGCAACTGGCCGACACGGCTGAACTCGTTGCGTTTGCAAAGACGCTGCCGGGGCTGCTCGTTTCAGTGCTGGTGCCGAATCTGAAGGGCGCGGAGCGCGCGCTCGACACTCAGGCCGATCTGATGCTCGTGCCGCTTTCCGCGAGCCGCGCGCATAGCCTCGCGAACTTGCGCAAGGAACCGGAGGAAGTGGTTGCCGAAGTTGCCCGCATGCGTGCCGCGCGCGATGCGGCCGGCTCGAAGACGCTGATCGAAGGCGGTATCGGCACTGCGTTCGGTTGCACGATTCAAGGCCACGTCGATCAGTGCGACGTGCTGCGTTATCTGCAGGCGCTGCTCGATGCCGGCGCGGATCGCGTCAGCATCGCCGATACGGTCGGCTATGCAGGCCCCGCCGCCGTGCGCGCACTGTTCGAGAAAGCTCGCGAGATCGCCGGCGAGCGCTTCTGGTGCGGCCACTTTCACGACACACGCGGCCTCGCGCTCGCGAATGTCTATGCGGCGCTGCAAGCCGGTGTCGCGCGTTTCGACGCGACACTTGCCGGTATCGGCGGCTGTCCGCATGCACCGGGCGCGAGCGGCAATGCATCCAGCGAAGACCTTGCGTTCATGCTCGCCGACATGGGCATCGATACCGGCATCGACCTTCCCGCGTTGTTGACGCTACGCGCGAAGCTCGCGCGGTGGCTCGACGGTGAAACGCTGCACGGCGCGTTATGGCTCGCCGGATTACCCAAAACCTACGCTGCCACGGCTGCGCTCAACGCCTGA
- a CDS encoding LysR substrate-binding domain-containing protein, whose product MRDIDLKTLRLFVAVCDQRNIARAAEEAHIEPSAISKRIAQLEAELGVPVLSRSRRGVEPTPAGLALLEHARNVLFTMDRIASDVASFGEGLKGNVSICASASAIAEQLLDDIASFMREPANKNIKVDIEERLSLDLVRQLREGAASVGVCWDNVELAGLEHRPYRTDRLALAVHPGHPLAALDTVAFEQTLDYDHVGLPPATAVQTMLQRSAAQLGRTIAYRVIVSNFDAAFRVVAAGLGISVVPAEVSAAYSPRLGVRIIPFTDAWAQRSFVVCFKRFDMLQPAAQRMVEHLTNRARVGEEARSPGD is encoded by the coding sequence GTGCGAGACATCGATCTGAAGACGCTGCGCCTGTTCGTGGCCGTTTGCGATCAGCGCAACATTGCGCGCGCGGCGGAGGAAGCCCACATCGAGCCGTCGGCAATCAGCAAGCGCATTGCGCAACTCGAAGCCGAACTGGGCGTGCCGGTGCTATCGCGCTCGCGACGCGGCGTCGAGCCGACGCCGGCCGGCCTCGCACTACTTGAGCACGCACGCAACGTGCTCTTCACGATGGACCGCATCGCGAGCGATGTCGCATCGTTCGGCGAGGGGCTGAAAGGAAACGTCAGCATTTGCGCGTCGGCATCGGCGATCGCCGAACAACTGCTCGACGACATCGCGAGCTTCATGCGCGAACCCGCCAACAAGAATATCAAGGTCGATATCGAAGAGCGGCTGTCGTTGGACCTCGTGCGGCAATTGCGCGAAGGGGCGGCATCCGTGGGCGTGTGCTGGGACAACGTCGAACTGGCGGGGTTGGAGCATCGTCCGTATCGGACCGACCGGCTCGCGCTGGCGGTCCATCCGGGGCATCCGCTTGCCGCGCTCGATACCGTTGCCTTCGAGCAGACGCTCGATTACGACCATGTCGGACTGCCGCCCGCCACCGCTGTGCAAACCATGTTGCAAAGATCGGCGGCACAGTTGGGCCGCACGATCGCGTACCGGGTGATCGTGTCGAACTTCGACGCGGCGTTTCGGGTCGTGGCCGCCGGTTTGGGGATCAGCGTGGTGCCGGCGGAAGTGTCGGCCGCGTACAGTCCGCGACTCGGCGTGCGGATCATTCCGTTCACGGATGCGTGGGCGCAACGCAGCTTCGTCGTTTGCTTCAAGCGCTTCGACATGCTGCAGCCGGCCGCGCAGCGAATGGTCGAACATCTGACGAATCGTGCGCGTGTTGGGGAGGAAGCGCGGTCGCCCGGTGACTAG
- a CDS encoding acyltransferase family protein, with protein sequence MTDTGTRNRNIDLLRGVSILLVLLHHFNIAYRLDDTFLSRVFGWPTIRTVVRNGNYGVTMFFVISGYLITANALRRWSEFRHVDLGAFYGLRTARIVPCLLLLLAVVNALAVAGIPIFQNHSPGGAPVSFWLVNLASLTFWMNVLIGAHGWTNYALGVLWSLSVEEVFYLSFPLLCVALREDTRLVAFWLVCVVVGPAYRFFHQGDEGGYLYAYFACFDAIAIGCCTALLARHVVWRGRARSVSMWLSAAGMTFVYLCWPIRESNVFGVTAMAFGTAVLLLAVHDRQHRSSMRCSALEGLGRLSYELYLFHLIVLGVLRTIFPPTDVAGSEKLLLLLAFLLVSVCLSLAIARLYANPSNRIVRQWLVARRSQSIRQRVPYS encoded by the coding sequence ATGACCGACACCGGCACGCGAAACCGGAACATCGATCTGCTGCGGGGCGTGTCGATTCTGCTCGTGCTGTTGCATCACTTCAACATTGCGTATCGGCTCGACGACACCTTTCTTTCGCGTGTATTCGGATGGCCGACGATTCGGACGGTGGTGCGAAACGGTAACTACGGCGTCACGATGTTCTTCGTGATTTCGGGCTACCTGATTACGGCCAACGCTCTTCGTCGTTGGTCCGAATTCCGTCATGTCGATCTCGGGGCGTTTTACGGCTTGCGTACCGCGCGTATCGTGCCGTGCCTGTTGCTATTGTTGGCCGTCGTGAATGCGCTAGCTGTAGCCGGCATCCCGATCTTTCAGAATCACTCGCCGGGCGGCGCGCCGGTTTCTTTCTGGCTCGTGAATCTGGCGTCGTTGACGTTCTGGATGAACGTGTTGATCGGCGCGCACGGATGGACGAACTATGCGCTCGGCGTGTTGTGGTCGCTTTCCGTCGAGGAGGTGTTTTACCTGTCGTTCCCGCTGCTTTGCGTGGCGCTTCGCGAGGACACACGGCTCGTTGCATTCTGGCTCGTGTGCGTGGTCGTCGGTCCGGCTTACCGGTTCTTTCATCAAGGCGACGAAGGCGGCTATCTGTACGCGTATTTCGCCTGTTTCGATGCAATCGCCATCGGTTGCTGCACGGCGCTGCTCGCGAGGCATGTCGTATGGCGCGGCCGCGCGCGGAGCGTGTCGATGTGGCTGAGCGCAGCAGGCATGACGTTCGTTTATCTGTGCTGGCCCATTCGGGAAAGCAATGTGTTCGGCGTCACCGCGATGGCTTTCGGCACGGCGGTACTGCTGCTGGCGGTACACGATCGCCAGCACCGCTCGTCGATGCGGTGCTCGGCGCTCGAAGGGCTTGGCAGACTGAGTTACGAACTCTATCTGTTTCACCTGATCGTTCTTGGTGTGTTGCGAACGATCTTTCCGCCTACCGACGTGGCAGGATCGGAAAAGCTCCTGCTGCTGCTGGCTTTTCTGCTCGTTTCGGTCTGTCTGAGCCTCGCGATCGCACGGCTCTACGCGAACCCTTCGAATCGGATCGTCCGTCAGTGGCTGGTGGCGCGAAGGTCTCAATCGATCCGCCAGCGCGTACCATATAGCTGA